The following nucleotide sequence is from Nitratidesulfovibrio termitidis HI1.
GCCGGGCGAACCCGACGAGCTTTCCGCCTGGCCTCTGCCCGCATCCCTGCGCGGCAACCGGACGGAGGAAGTGCACGAATCCGCGCTGGATGGAGCCGCCATTCTGGGCGAAGCCGCCGCGTTCACCGGCCTTGCCGATACCGCGCGCACGGAGGCCGCAACCCCGTTCAAGACGGAAGCCAAGCGGCTGCGCCGCCTGCTGGCCAAACTGGACGACGAGGAGCGCCGTCTGCGTGGCCTGCTGGACCAGCGGGCCGATGGCATGGCCCTGCAAGCGGTGCTCTATCGATACGCACCGGATGCCCGCCTGCCGGAGGTGACGGTGCCCGACGGGAACTTGTCCGAGACGGCAGGGGGGAAGGAGATGGATGGCGGGACATCGCCCTCGGCGGGTGGCCACGACGAGGACTCCAGCTGTGCCTTGCGCACCATTCGGCTCGACCCGCTGCTGACCGTGCGCGAGAACATGGCCGCCATGTTCCACCGGTCCGACCGGGGGGCACGCGGCCTTGCCATCCTAAAGCGCCGCCGGGCGGACGTTGCCCGCGACCTGGCGACCGCCGAGCAGGCCGCAGCCATGCCCCCCGGTGGCGGGCTGCCTCCGGTGCAGTCCCGTTTCGCGCCCGCGCCTGGCCTTCCTGGCCCCGGCGGCAAGAAGGGCAAGGCCGACAAGTCCACCTCCGGTTCCCGCAGGCACCCCCGCGACGCCGGAACCGGCAGCGACGTGCAGCGCTTTCGCAGTTCCGACGGCTTTCTGCTGCTGCGGGGGCGGTGCGCCGCAGGCAACGCGGAACTGCTGCGCATTGCCTCGCCCTTCGACTGGTGGCTGCATGCCGAGGACGGCCCCAGCGCGCACCTGATCATCCGGCGCGACCACCCGGCGCACCAGGTGCCGGAACGCACCCTGGCCGAGGCCGCCACGCTGGTGGCGGTGAAAAGCTGGCAGCGCAACGCCGCTCATGCCCGGATCATGGTGGCCCTGGTGCGTGACGTGCGCGCCGTGAAGGGTGCCGCTCCCGGTGCGGTGCGGGTCGACGCGGTTGCCCGGTCCCTTTCCGTGGAACCCGATGCGGCGCTGGAAGGCTCCCTGCGTCTGGACCCCGGTGAGGTTCGCGGCGGAGACGACCCGTCCCCCGCCCCAAAGCCTTTCCGTGCCGCCTCCGGCAAGGGGCGCGGCGGGCGGCGCTGAGCCGCCATCCTTCGGTTTTTCCCCATGCCTGTCCGGCTGTATCGCCGTGTTGACCGAGGTACGGCATACCGCATACAGTCCGCCACGACCTTGCGGAGGTCCACGGGGTGTCCGTGCCGCTGGCGCGGGGTTGTGGGAACAGCGGGGGGAAGGGATTTCGCACATGCTCAGGCGCATGCGGTCTTTGCTCGGCCTTGCGGAGGAAGGCGACCAGTCTTCCCGCGCTCCGTCGGCGGCAAGCGGACAAGTGGCGGGAACGTCGGCGTCCGACGTGCCGCGCGGCACCTCCGCGCAGGGAGCCTCGCCATCCGTGCAGGAGGGCACGCCCTGCGGCCCGGCGCTGCTGGTGGCCCGACAGCCGGTGTTCGACGCCTCGGGAGAGGTGTGGGGCTATGAACTGCTGTTCCGCTGTCCCGATTCCCCCGAACATTGCGGCAGTGACGTGGACGCCAGCGTGGCCACCGCGTCGGTCATCGCCGACGGCTTCGCCATGACCCGTCCGGCCCTTGGGCAGGGCCAGCGCCTGCTGGTGAATTTCGCCGAGGACATGCTGCTGGCGGGCACGCCGCGCATTCTGCCCGCCGACGTGTGCGGGGTGGAGGTGCTGGAAACGGTGTCCGCCACCGAGGCCATGCAGCAGGTTCTTTCCGACCTCAAGGCAGAGGGCTACCTGATCGTGGTGGACGACTACGCGGGCCAGCCCGACATGGACGCGCTGCTGGATATCGCGGACATCGTCAAGGTCGACGTGCTGGGCCGTCCGTTGGCGGACCTGGCCCGTGACGTGGCCGCCCTGCGCCCCCGCCAGTGTCTGATGCTGGCGGAAAAGGTGGAAGACCTTGCCACGCACAGGCAGTGCGAGGCCCTGGGCTTTTCGCTGTTCCAGGGATTCTTTTTCAGCAGGCCGGAACTGGTGCACGGCAGGCGGCTGGACAGTTCGCAGGCGGCCAAGATGCGCCTGTTGGCCACGCTGGCCCGCGAGGACGTGAACATCAAGGCCGCCGCCGAGGTGATCCGGTCTGACGCGGCCCTTTCGTACAAGCTGCTGCGCTACATCAATTCCGTGCACTTCGGGCTGCCGGTCAAGGTCACGTCCATCCAGCACGGCATCTCGCTGCTGGGCACGCGCAACCTGGTGCAATGGTTGTGCGTCACCGTGCTTTCCGAATTCGATACCGGGCCCATGGCGCGCGAACTCATCGCCGTTTCCGCCCTGCGCGCCAAGTTTCTGGAACTGTGTGCGACCCGGGCCCTGTTGCGGGCGGGACAAGCAGGAGCAGGGGCGTTGGGCCCGGGACAGGCCCAGCCCGTTCCGCAATCGGGGGCGCTGTTCATGCTCGGGCTGTTCTCGCTGCTGGAACCCCTGTTGTGCCTGCCGCTGGCGGAACTGCTGCGTTCCCTGCCGCTGGTGGACGACCTGACCGAGGCCCTTGCCACGCACACCGGCCCCTATGCGCCGTGGCTGGAGTTGATGGAACATTACGAACGGGGCCGCTGGGATGATGTGCTGGCCAGCGGTGCGGCCATGGGCCTTACCCAGGCGGACCTGGCCGTGGCCTATGCGGGTGCGCTGGAATGGAGCGCCTTCTTTCACGACAGCCGGGAGTAGGAATGCAACCCCTGGTCGCCACCATAGAAACGTCGCTGTTCGACATGTTCGAGGCCGGTCCCGGTCCGTCCAGTTCCCATACAATCGGCCCCATGAAGGCCGGGCACGACTTCCGCACCCTGTGCGCGGCCCTGCCGCCAGAGATGCTGGCGCGCGCGGCGGACATCCGGGTGCGCCTGTTCGGATCGCTGAGCGCCACCGGCATGGGCCACGGCACCACCGGCGCGGTGCTGGCCGGACTGCTGGGCCACCGGCCCGCCACCTGCCCGCCGGGGCTGCTGGAATCCTTGCCCGCGCTGCCGGAAGGGGAACGCACCCTGCGCCTGGGCCCGGCGGCTCTGGTGCTTGCCGAAGGCACGGTGCGGCGCGACGCGGTGCAGCATGCCCATCCCTTCAGCAACACGCTGGTCATGGAACTGCTGGACGCGCACGGCGCGGTGCTGTGCGAGCGCGAATACTATTCCGTGGGCGGCGGGTTCATCCAGTGGAAGGGCTGGCAGCCCGAAGAACGCGGCAGGCCCGCGCACCCTTACCGCAGCATGGCGCAACTGCGCGCGCGGCTGGTGGAAACCGGGCTGACCATCCACGAACTGATCCTGGAAAACGAAATGGCGGTCACCGGCGTGGGCCGCGCCGCCATTCTGGACCGGCTTGCCGCCATCATCGAACTGATGGAGGCCAGCGTGCGGCGCGGCATAGAGGACGGGGGCCCGTTGCCGGGCACCCTGGGGGTGCACCGCAAGGCCCGCGTGTTGCTGATGCGCGCCGAGCGCCTGCCCAACGAGGTGGACGCCTTTCTGGGGCGGCTGAACGCCTACGCCTTTGCCGCCGCCGAAGAGAACGCGTCGGGCGGGGTCATCGTCACCGCGCCCACCTGCGGCGCGGCAGGGGTGATGCCCGCGCTGCTCTATGCCATGCGCCACGACCTTGCCATCGGCGACCGGGCCGTGCGCGAGGGGGTGCTGGCATCGGCGGCGGTGGGCTTTCTGGCCAAGCACAACGCGGGCATTGCCGGGGCAGAGGTTGGCTGCCAGGGCGAGGTGGGCGTGGCGTCCGCCATGGCCGCCGCCATGCTGGCCCACGCGCGCGGCAACCCGGTGCACGTGGTGGAGAACGCGGCGGAAATCGCCCTGGAACACCACCTGGGGCTGACCTGCGACCCGGTGGGCGGCTACGTGCAGATTCCCTGCATCGAACGCAACGCCGTGGGCGCGGTGAAGGCCTACAACGCCTGCCTGCTGGCCACCTGCGAAGACCCGCGCCACCACCGGGTGACCCTGGACAGCGTCATCGCGGCCATGGCCGAGATAGGGCGCGACATGAACGCCAAGTTCAAGGAAACGTCCTCCGGCGGGCTTGCGGTCAGCGTTGTGGAGTGCTGACCGGGTATTTGTTTCCGGCATCCGAAAAGAGAGCGGCGTCCATCCCCTGAAGGATGGACGCCGCTTTTATTCACGCTGCTGGCAGCAGCCTAAGGGCTGCTCGCAAAATTAGGATTTTTGTTCGCTGGCGAGGAAAACGAGCCTGCCATGAGGGAGTATACTCTTATCGTATTCGACCGACATGGCAGGCGAAGTTTGACCGCGTTGCGCACGATGTCCGTAGGGCTCGCAAGCTCGCCCAACGGCCACGCTTCGCGCCCTTCGGGTCGGACGCCAGCGGGCAAAAGGACAATTTTGCGTCAGGCCTACAGGTCCTTGCCGACCATGCGCAGCAGCCGCACCAACTGGTTGGTGAAGCCCGCTTCGTTGTCGTACCAGATGATCAGCTTCAGCATGGTGCCGCCGATCACGCTGGTGCACAGCGCGTCCACCACGCCGCCGTAAGTGGAGCCCATGTAGTCCACGGACACCAGCGGCTCTTCGGTGTAGCCCATGTTGCCCAGCAGCGGACCCTCGGCCGCGGCCTTCAGCAGGGCGTTCACCTCTGCCACGCTGGTGGGGCGTTCCAGTTCGCAGGTCAGGTCCACCAGCGACACGTTGGGGGTGGGCACGCGCACGGCCATGCCGTCCAGCTTGCCCGCCAGCGCGGGAATGACCAGCGTGGTGGCCTTGGCCGCCCCGGTGGTGGTGGGGATCATGGACAGCGCGGCGGCACGGGCGCGGCGCGGATCCTTGTGCGAACCGTCCAGGATGCGCTGGCTCATGGTGTACGAGTGCACCGTGGTCATCAGGCCGTGCTTGATGCCGAATGCCTCGTGGATGGTCTTGGCGGCAGGAGCCAGACAGTTGGTGGTGCACGAGGCGGCGGAGATCACGTCGTGCTTCGCCGGGTCGTAGTCGCCATGGTTCACGCCCATGACCACGGTGACGTCGGCGTCCTTGGCCGGGGCGCTGATGACGGACTTCTTCGCGCCGCAGGCCAGGTGCTGCGCAAGGCCCGCGCGGTCCTTGATGGTGCCGGTGGTTTCCACCGAGATGTCGATGCCGAGGTCCTTCCACTTCCAGTCGCCCGCGCGTTCGCGGGTGACGGTGATGCGGCGGCCGTTGACGATGAGCCCGGCGTCGTC
It contains:
- the gap gene encoding type I glyceraldehyde-3-phosphate dehydrogenase encodes the protein MIKLGMNGFGRIGRYLVRLLADTDDLGVVAINARADNASLARLFKYDSCHGTFRGEVAHDDAGLIVNGRRITVTRERAGDWKWKDLGIDISVETTGTIKDRAGLAQHLACGAKKSVISAPAKDADVTVVMGVNHGDYDPAKHDVISAASCTTNCLAPAAKTIHEAFGIKHGLMTTVHSYTMSQRILDGSHKDPRRARAAALSMIPTTTGAAKATTLVIPALAGKLDGMAVRVPTPNVSLVDLTCELERPTSVAEVNALLKAAAEGPLLGNMGYTEEPLVSVDYMGSTYGGVVDALCTSVIGGTMLKLIIWYDNEAGFTNQLVRLLRMVGKDL
- a CDS encoding L-serine ammonia-lyase; this encodes MQPLVATIETSLFDMFEAGPGPSSSHTIGPMKAGHDFRTLCAALPPEMLARAADIRVRLFGSLSATGMGHGTTGAVLAGLLGHRPATCPPGLLESLPALPEGERTLRLGPAALVLAEGTVRRDAVQHAHPFSNTLVMELLDAHGAVLCEREYYSVGGGFIQWKGWQPEERGRPAHPYRSMAQLRARLVETGLTIHELILENEMAVTGVGRAAILDRLAAIIELMEASVRRGIEDGGPLPGTLGVHRKARVLLMRAERLPNEVDAFLGRLNAYAFAAAEENASGGVIVTAPTCGAAGVMPALLYAMRHDLAIGDRAVREGVLASAAVGFLAKHNAGIAGAEVGCQGEVGVASAMAAAMLAHARGNPVHVVENAAEIALEHHLGLTCDPVGGYVQIPCIERNAVGAVKAYNACLLATCEDPRHHRVTLDSVIAAMAEIGRDMNAKFKETSSGGLAVSVVEC
- a CDS encoding NFACT RNA binding domain-containing protein: MDAHLFRRVCRALVPLLAGCRIEKIHAPAPDIHSLTIFVAGRKQVLVLRHGRRAPLLYLAAHKPPNPARPDAQVMLLRKHLAGRRVVWAGCDWPRRRLALRMAPPVGPTNGLAHGLTNGPVNGPVNGQTSGPTNVQTSGLADGQGALVLLDLREGMHLVDALPHDFGMDPVWPQLPPPSQPDALRAALRALCDGAATGADPVLTPALRRTLTALVGDGQPCTPPDNSPAPFSDAFANAPEDGMLDACALLVDLDSGEGDVFLYRQANESPDGGDGADGPGEPDELSAWPLPASLRGNRTEEVHESALDGAAILGEAAAFTGLADTARTEAATPFKTEAKRLRRLLAKLDDEERRLRGLLDQRADGMALQAVLYRYAPDARLPEVTVPDGNLSETAGGKEMDGGTSPSAGGHDEDSSCALRTIRLDPLLTVRENMAAMFHRSDRGARGLAILKRRRADVARDLATAEQAAAMPPGGGLPPVQSRFAPAPGLPGPGGKKGKADKSTSGSRRHPRDAGTGSDVQRFRSSDGFLLLRGRCAAGNAELLRIASPFDWWLHAEDGPSAHLIIRRDHPAHQVPERTLAEAATLVAVKSWQRNAAHARIMVALVRDVRAVKGAAPGAVRVDAVARSLSVEPDAALEGSLRLDPGEVRGGDDPSPAPKPFRAASGKGRGGRR
- a CDS encoding EAL and HDOD domain-containing protein, producing the protein MLRRMRSLLGLAEEGDQSSRAPSAASGQVAGTSASDVPRGTSAQGASPSVQEGTPCGPALLVARQPVFDASGEVWGYELLFRCPDSPEHCGSDVDASVATASVIADGFAMTRPALGQGQRLLVNFAEDMLLAGTPRILPADVCGVEVLETVSATEAMQQVLSDLKAEGYLIVVDDYAGQPDMDALLDIADIVKVDVLGRPLADLARDVAALRPRQCLMLAEKVEDLATHRQCEALGFSLFQGFFFSRPELVHGRRLDSSQAAKMRLLATLAREDVNIKAAAEVIRSDAALSYKLLRYINSVHFGLPVKVTSIQHGISLLGTRNLVQWLCVTVLSEFDTGPMARELIAVSALRAKFLELCATRALLRAGQAGAGALGPGQAQPVPQSGALFMLGLFSLLEPLLCLPLAELLRSLPLVDDLTEALATHTGPYAPWLELMEHYERGRWDDVLASGAAMGLTQADLAVAYAGALEWSAFFHDSRE